One window of Cydia strobilella chromosome 10, ilCydStro3.1, whole genome shotgun sequence genomic DNA carries:
- the LOC134744997 gene encoding protein unc-13 homolog 4B isoform X8, with translation MKLRYYYDTSIDELYLEILYEILHNVGGCDVGCEAGQLAMLSYVQDAFKISNDKHKELLTQAEAKEPPELMLNVELVEAKDLVPKDPNGLSDPFVTIYLMSNSSHRYNTSVKSSTLNPVWEEYFSLPMRENLQEDSLCLEVWDFDPAETVKEKMTKMFEVKGVKGFRKLMKEIAITASYGKHDNELIGTANIPLKSIPASGMTMWFNLSKKSKLRRQGVVKVRLNFSSEKNSQVAAQEHRHLLRIMLLHELENSKVAPYWWCGNFSGPAEAILTQHVAQSGLSPTENALAQWSVYCSLTVDHPLSFALFNMLLEKITKPLQSGLIKEEDVKLFWDGAKKLLPTCFGQIRKLRKKTAGDNTVMKTLREVMKILYKLSMLDVPDSVDLFPSNVYGWLRSNDKGRLTIHEVLNQAAIQGASDWFVHILDNNECKDKEEESRLQHLIRVIQLVRSDLQRAIEYHDRVFIEVMNFPYSKALYGLYESKIASLVEPEVIEVCKSLKRLNYNEGSTTSVHLAGGLTGATGLGAPRVEDEPLAMGTTLFELYLALQRFLTLGQGLNETDWSSYAISKFHWWFFGGVAQWLDIAAYKALTRIEKAVDLDPLTVIDSTVKYSSSAVDTLQIFYQIKIFWTQLAWPDVEGSYTFVAKIIDDICRCCVFYSDRMSGRVDNAGRVSTVFEERFEVTSEWCVAINNIDYVRQSLEPFVEELGMDDIIQRLCECKSPVEAQRCKDTLQCVIANAIDTVKNKIVEILEIMVKKMMPSITRFLMEGAELLHQDCSSMDRVMRYLEANLDTLYQQLNNDNFSRTLDIVWEQLGEVLYELIQANLEKEKLATRIRLLRRRYFDKNKVSPNSNYLLFRHRKAKITRYIDPRRLTKSAAANLDAKRRPPSFFSNLHECLKIMIRSFRQDNKDIYSSETLKRVEYLLKLHGMETRELIHQYHLERWQEQQAINEPKMGILTVRAQFIEDNLKLEILNARNLVATDSNGLCDSYVRVGLLPEDSFANVMKPKTQTHNKNLFPLYDEMFLIPLSHEQRRVRDGLLHFAIKDKDMFSVTNAFVGEAYLSFGDVPDTVAPISSLQQQHLPLTRPSAIDGDAIKALESRQGDKQAREFLKKQRQKMPGKQFFSLS, from the exons ATGAAGTTACGATATTATTACGACACTTCG atcgatgaactCTACCTGGAAATCCTGTACGAGATCCTACACAATGTCGGCGGATGTGACGTAGGCTGCGAGGCGGGGCAGCTGGCTATGTTGTCCTATGTTCAAGACGCCTTCAAGATCTCTAATGACAAGCACAAGGAACTCCTCACACAAGCCGAAGCTAAG gaaCCTCCAGAACTGATGCTAAATGTGGAACTAGTGGAGGCTAAAGACTTAGTGCCAAAGGACCCCAACGGTCTGAGCGACCCATTCGTGACGATATACCTGATGTCCAACTCCTCACACCGGTACAATACGTCGGTGAAGTCCAGCACGCTCAATCCTGTTTGGGAGGAGTATTTCTCGtt GCCGATGCGAGAAAACCTTCAGGAGGACTCTCTTTGTTTAGAAGTCTG GGATTTCGACCCCGCTGAGACAGTAAAAGAGAAGATGACCAAGATGTTCGAAGTGAAAGGGGTGAAGGGCTTCCGGAAGCTAATGAAAGAGATAGCCATCACCGCCTCCTACGGCAAACATGACAACGAACTTATTGGCACGGCTAACATTCCCCTCAAG TCTATCCCAGCAAGTGGTATGACAATGTGGTTCAACCTCAGCAAGAAGAGCAAGTTACGGCGCCAGGGCGTGGTGAAGGTGCGGCTCAACTTCTCGTCCGAGAAGAACTCGCAGGTCGCGGCGCAGGAGCACCGCCATTTGCTCAGGATCATGCTACTCCATGAACTGGAGAATTCCAAG GTGGCCCCATACTGGTGGTGCGGCAACTTCAGCGGCCCCGCGGAGGCCATCTTAACCCAGCATGTTGCGCAAAGTGGTCTCTCGCCCACAGAGAACGCGCTCGCGCAGTGGAGTGTGTACTGCTCGCTCACCGTCGACCACCCGCTCAGCTTCGCCCTCTTCAACATGCTGTTGGAGAAGATCACCAAGCCTTTACAATCCG GTCTCATAAAAGAAGAGGACGTTAAGCTATTCTGGGATGGCGCCAAGAAACTGCTCCCGACATGCTTCGGACAAATCAGAAAGTTGAGGAAGAAGACCGCTGGCGACAACACCGTCATGAAAACACTTAGAGAAGTCATGAAAATACTGTACAAATTGTCCATGTTAGACGTCCCCGACTCCGTTGATCTGTTTCCTAGTAATGTGTATGGTTGGTTGCGGAGTAATGACAAGGGAAGGTTGACGATTCATGAGGTGTTGAACCAGGCGGCTATCCAGGGCGCTTCCGATTGGTTCGTGCATATTCTGGACAATAATGAGTGCAAGGATAAGGAGGAGGAGTCAAGGCTGCAGCATCTCATCAGGGTGATTCAGCTCGTGCGCTCTGATCTGCAGAGAGCTATTGAATACCATGATAGAGTTTTCATTGA AGTCATGAATTTCCCATACTCCAAAGCGCTTTACGGACTATACGAAAGCAAGATCGCATCTCTAGTGGAGCCTGAAGTAATAGAAGTGTGTAAAAGCTTGAAGCGGTTGAACTACAACGAGGGGTCGACGACCAGCGTGCACCTCGCGGGCGGGCTCACCGGCGCCACGGGGCTGGGGGCGCCGAGGGTGGAGGACGAGCCGCTGGCTATGGGGACTACTTTGTTTGAGCTGTATCTGGCGCTGCAGAGGTTTTTGAC ACTAGGCCAAGGACTGAATGAAACAGACTGGAGCTCATACGCCATATCCAAATTCCACTGGTGGTTCTTTGGTGGCGTGGCCCAATGGCTCGACATCGCCGCCTACAAGGCTTTGACTCGCATCGAGAAAGCTGTGGACTTGGACCCTTTGACTGTCATTGACAGCACCGTGAAATACAGCAGTTCGGCTGTGGATACGCTGCAgatattttatcaaataaagattttctggACGCAGTTGGCTTGGCCTGATGTGGAGGGGAGCTACACGTTTGTGGCTAAGATTATTgat GACATATGCCGTTGCTGCGTGTTCTACTCAGACCGCATGTCCGGCCGCGTGGACAACGCGGGCCGCGTCAGCACCGTGTTCGAGGAGCGCTTCGAGGTCACCTCCGAGTGGTGCGTCGCCATCAACAACATCGACTACGTGCGCCAGAGCTTGGAACCCTTCGTGGAAGAGCTAGGCATGGATGACATTATACAGAGACTGTGCGAGTGCAAATCTCCAGTTGAAGCGCAAAG ATGCAAAGACACCTTGCAGTGTGTTATTGCAAACGCTATTGACACGGTAAAGAATAAAATTGTGGAGATCCTGGAAATAATGGTCAAAAAG ATGATGCCGTCCATCACCCGGTTCCTAATGGAGGGCGCGGAGCTGCTGCACCAGGACTGCTCGAGCATGGACCGCGTCATGCGCTACCTCGAAGCCAACCTCGACACCCTCTATCAGCAACTCAACAACGACAACTTTTCACGGACCCTCGACATTGTGTGGGAGCAACTCGGAGAGGTCCTCTACGAGTTGATACAGGCTAACTTagag AAAGAGAAACTCGCCACCCGTATCCGCTTGCTTAGACGTAGGTATTTCGACAAAAACAAAGTATCTCCCAATAGCAACTACCTCCTTTTTCGG cACCGAAAAGCAAAGATAACTCGGTATATCGACCCGAGGCGCCTGACAAAATCGGCTGCTGCCAATTTAGATGCG AAACGAAGACCACCCAGCTTTTTTTCCAATCTCCACGAATGCCTCAAAATAATGATCCGATCCTTCCGTCAAGACAACAAAGATATTTACTCATCGGAGACATTGAAACGAGTAGAATACTTACTGAAACTTCACGGCATGGAGACCAGAGAACTGATACACCAGTACCACTTGGAGAGGTGGCAGGAGCAACAAGCTATTAACGAACCGAAGATGGGAATACTCACCGTCAGAGCGCAGTTCATTGAAGACAATTTGAAGTTAGAAATTTTGAACGCTAGGAATTTGGTGGCGACAGATTCTAATG GTCTGTGTGACTCGTACGTGCGCGTGGGGCTGCTTCCGGAGGACTCGTTCGCCAACGTGATGAAGCCCAAGACACAGACGCATAACAAGAATCTCTTCCCGCTGTACGACGAAATGTTCCTCAT CCCCTTGAGCCACGAGCAGCGCCGCGTGCGCGACGGGCTGCTGCACTTCGCGATCAAAGACAAGGACATGTTCAGCGTGACCAACGCGTTCGTGGGCGAGGCCTACCTCAGCTTCGGCGACGTGCCCGACACCGTCGCGCCCATCTCCAGTCTGCAGCAACAGCATTTGCCGCTCACGAGGCCCAGTGCTATAG